One genomic region from Microcystis panniformis FACHB-1757 encodes:
- a CDS encoding type II toxin-antitoxin system HigB family toxin, with protein sequence MHYKRQKIYIREVLTHAE encoded by the coding sequence ATTCATTACAAGCGACAAAAAATTTATATTCGAGAAGTTTTAACTCATGCTGAATAG
- a CDS encoding Ycf51 family protein, producing MVYANRFHRISIIENMDIPLNFAKYTQWSGIATLVFLVLTIIAFLVGWGIRFRLVGVTSFMAVLTVGIFGLGLGLFTRTEIPGAVRFSLVYDNGANQAVISLPNTVTPEQVEATLKQAASDLFSSGRAGAGGNNQFIISARTLVHPQPGLSAPLYLGQIKKSFSAPGDNTPELQLFPESFAKISQ from the coding sequence ATGGTTTATGCTAACCGTTTTCATAGAATCAGTATTATAGAAAATATGGACATTCCCCTAAACTTCGCCAAATACACCCAATGGTCTGGTATTGCCACGCTGGTTTTTTTGGTACTCACGATTATCGCTTTTCTCGTCGGTTGGGGAATCCGCTTTCGTCTCGTCGGTGTCACTAGCTTTATGGCTGTGTTGACGGTGGGGATTTTCGGTCTTGGGTTAGGATTATTTACCCGTACCGAAATTCCGGGAGCGGTGAGATTCTCCCTTGTCTATGATAACGGAGCAAATCAAGCTGTTATCTCCCTGCCCAATACTGTTACTCCCGAGCAGGTGGAAGCAACCCTAAAACAAGCCGCTAGTGACTTGTTTTCCTCCGGTCGCGCCGGTGCTGGCGGTAATAATCAATTTATCATTAGCGCTCGCACTCTCGTTCATCCTCAGCCCGGTTTATCTGCTCCTTTGTACCTGGGACAGATTAAAAAATCCTTCTCCGCCCCGGGGGATAATACTCCTGAACTACAGCTTTTTCCCGAAAGTTTCGCTAAAATTAGCCAATAA
- a CDS encoding aspartyl protease encodes MMEGRFGENGQIYFDIDLVSPNGLVLPVEAMLDTGFTEFCVMNDQDARSLEWPFLNQDKLRTAQGEAFFDIYLGRVRIDGQEYEIPVFAGEAIQEILLGSQWLKQFILVANYQQTQVTLG; translated from the coding sequence ATGATGGAAGGGAGATTTGGAGAAAATGGTCAAATTTATTTTGATATCGATTTAGTCAGCCCTAATGGTCTGGTGTTACCTGTAGAAGCTATGCTAGATACTGGTTTCACGGAGTTTTGTGTTATGAATGACCAAGATGCTCGCAGTCTTGAATGGCCATTTTTAAACCAAGATAAGTTACGCACTGCCCAAGGAGAAGCATTTTTTGATATATATTTAGGCAGAGTAAGAATTGATGGTCAGGAATACGAAATTCCCGTCTTTGCAGGGGAGGCAATTCAGGAGATTTTGTTAGGTTCCCAGTGGCTCAAACAATTTATCTTAGTAGCTAATTATCAACAAACACAGGTGACATTAGGATAA
- a CDS encoding iron-containing alcohol dehydrogenase family protein translates to MSNAVAVLPLLIAPAQVIRGDNALEESTGKLGDLGKRPLVVGGDRNLAFLSSPLKNLTPSYHSYAPDCSENSLAYLKASVKSHEADFIIGVGGGKALDTAKLLAHQCHLPIATIPTSAATCAAWTALSNVYSDAGAFLYDLSLARCPDLLILDYGIIQTAPKRTLIAGIGDAIAKWYEASVSSGHSTETLIIAAVQQARVLRDILFQKSPQALENIGGEDWKQVVDAAVLLAGVIGGLGGANCRTVAAHAIHNGLTHIPACHHALHGEKVAYGILAQLRLEEIVLGNQLAVSARGQLIQFYEQIGLPKSLEDLGLKDVSLAQLRHAAAIACQPNSDIHRLPFTVSPEQVMAAMVSTTTADTVGQKVKAN, encoded by the coding sequence ATGTCCAATGCTGTCGCTGTTTTGCCCCTGTTAATCGCCCCCGCACAAGTGATTCGGGGTGACAATGCCCTAGAAGAATCCACCGGCAAGTTAGGGGATTTGGGCAAGCGTCCCCTCGTGGTGGGCGGCGATCGCAATTTAGCTTTTTTGTCATCTCCCCTGAAAAATCTCACTCCTAGCTATCACAGTTACGCCCCCGATTGTTCGGAAAATTCCCTAGCATATTTAAAGGCATCTGTCAAGAGTCATGAGGCAGATTTTATCATCGGTGTGGGTGGCGGCAAAGCCCTCGATACGGCCAAATTACTCGCCCATCAGTGCCATTTGCCGATCGCCACGATTCCCACCTCCGCCGCTACCTGTGCCGCTTGGACAGCCCTATCTAACGTCTATTCCGACGCAGGGGCGTTTCTTTACGATCTGTCCCTAGCCCGTTGTCCGGATTTATTAATTCTCGATTACGGTATTATCCAAACTGCCCCGAAAAGAACCTTAATCGCTGGTATTGGCGATGCGATCGCTAAATGGTACGAAGCTTCCGTCAGTAGCGGTCATTCCACAGAAACCCTGATTATTGCTGCCGTCCAACAGGCCCGGGTTTTGCGGGATATTCTTTTCCAAAAATCCCCGCAGGCTCTGGAAAATATCGGCGGGGAGGACTGGAAACAGGTAGTGGATGCCGCCGTTTTATTAGCCGGAGTAATTGGTGGTTTAGGGGGCGCTAATTGTCGTACCGTGGCCGCCCATGCAATTCATAATGGTTTAACCCATATTCCCGCTTGCCATCATGCCCTGCACGGGGAAAAAGTCGCCTACGGCATTCTCGCCCAATTGCGTCTAGAAGAAATAGTTTTGGGCAATCAATTGGCAGTATCGGCCCGGGGGCAACTAATCCAGTTTTATGAACAAATTGGTTTACCGAAATCCCTAGAGGATTTAGGATTAAAAGATGTTTCCCTTGCCCAATTGCGCCATGCGGCCGCAATTGCCTGTCAGCCGAATTCGGACATTCATCGTTTACCTTTTACGGTTTCCCCCGAACAAGTTATGGCGGCCATGGTTTCTACTACCACTGCCGATACAGTCGGGCAGAAAGTTAAGGCTAATTAA
- a CDS encoding 7-carboxy-7-deazaguanine synthase QueE: MKTVSINHCTYPVVETFHSVQGEGFWTGSNAFFLRLGGCDVYCPWCDQKESWNAHRYPQQSLGELVEMAKGANPAMVVITGGEPLMHNLDPLTKELKNQGLRVHLETSGAHPFTGVFDWVTFSPKTYKMPDPSIYARVNELKIVVANPEDLDWAAMQESKLSEGVIKYLQPEWNTVESKELVFNYVLRHPQWRLSLQTHKFLGVR; this comes from the coding sequence ATGAAAACGGTTAGCATAAACCATTGTACCTATCCTGTGGTCGAAACTTTCCATTCCGTCCAGGGCGAGGGCTTTTGGACGGGAAGCAATGCTTTTTTCCTCCGTTTAGGAGGTTGCGATGTCTATTGTCCCTGGTGCGACCAAAAAGAGTCTTGGAATGCCCACCGTTATCCCCAACAATCCCTGGGGGAATTGGTAGAGATGGCAAAAGGGGCTAACCCCGCTATGGTGGTGATTACCGGGGGTGAACCTTTAATGCACAATCTTGATCCTTTGACCAAGGAATTAAAAAATCAGGGTTTACGGGTACATTTAGAAACTTCTGGCGCTCATCCTTTTACTGGGGTTTTTGATTGGGTGACTTTTTCTCCTAAAACTTATAAAATGCCCGATCCTAGTATTTATGCACGGGTAAATGAGTTAAAAATTGTCGTGGCTAATCCAGAAGATTTAGACTGGGCAGCTATGCAGGAAAGTAAGTTATCGGAAGGGGTGATCAAATATCTACAACCCGAATGGAATACAGTAGAAAGCAAAGAGTTAGTCTTTAATTATGTTCTCCGACATCCCCAATGGCGTCTCAGTCTCCAAACCCATAAGTTTTTAGGAGTCCGCTAG
- a CDS encoding type II toxin-antitoxin system HicB family antitoxin, with amino-acid sequence MRYAVVIEKGENSYGAYVPDLPGCVAVAETLEEVKQLIAEAIIFHLEGLKEDGLTVPESVSICEYVDVA; translated from the coding sequence ATGCGATATGCAGTTGTTATTGAAAAAGGAGAAAATAGCTACGGTGCTTATGTTCCCGATCTTCCCGGATGTGTTGCGGTTGCAGAAACATTAGAAGAAGTTAAACAATTAATTGCTGAGGCAATAATTTTTCATTTGGAAGGCTTAAAAGAAGATGGATTAACTGTTCCTGAATCAGTGTCGATCTGTGAGTATGTAGATGTAGCTTAG